Proteins from a genomic interval of Cottoperca gobio chromosome 8, fCotGob3.1, whole genome shotgun sequence:
- the arl16 gene encoding ADP-ribosylation factor-like protein 16 isoform X3: protein MLACSASLCFCQKTEMSSNDICLLIGATGVGKTLLLKRLQKLSLHGLGELGEPPSTLPTVGTNLTDLKLKKKKFMVDSANIAQISSSCIQLLSVLSADPLHSASVLILFNKRDMPCTMSLIEIQSLFRMDDIIASATQPITTLELSARSGEGLQEVLSWLESIIVK, encoded by the exons ATGCTAGCATGCTCCGCTTCGCTATGCTTCTGCCAGAAAACAGAAATGAGCAGCAATGACATTTGTCTGCTTATTGGAGCGACTGGCGTCGGAAAAACGTTGTTGCTGAAACGTCTACAAA AGCTCAGTTTGCATGGATTAGGGGAACTGGGGGAACCTCCTTCTACTCTGCCTACA GTAGGAACCAACCTGACCGAcctgaagctgaagaagaagaag TTCATGGTGGACTCGGCCAACATTGCTCAgatctcctcctcctgtatccAGCTGTTGTCCGTACTCTCCGCTGATCCTCTGCACAGTGCCTCTGTGCTTATTCTGTTCAACAAGAG GGACATGCCTTGCACTATGAGTCTCATAGAGATACAGTCGCTGTTCAGAATGGATGACATCATTGCAtctgctactcagccaatcacaacACTGGAACTCAGTGCCCGCTCTGGAGAGGGACTTCAGGAGGTGCTGAGCTGGCTGGAGTCCATCATAGTCAAGTGA
- the arl16 gene encoding ADP-ribosylation factor-like protein 16 isoform X2 yields the protein MLACSASLCFCQKTEMSSNDICLLIGATGVGKTLLLKRLQNILCGRWMYWLLCILFLTFSLQLSLHGLGELGEPPSTLPTVGTNLTDLKLKKKKFMVDSANIAQISSSCIQLLSVLSADPLHSASVLILFNKRDMPCTMSLIEIQSLFRMDDIIASATQPITTLELSARSGEGLQEVLSWLESIIVK from the exons ATGCTAGCATGCTCCGCTTCGCTATGCTTCTGCCAGAAAACAGAAATGAGCAGCAATGACATTTGTCTGCTTATTGGAGCGACTGGCGTCGGAAAAACGTTGTTGCTGAAACGTCTACAAAATATCCTTTGTGGAAG GTGGATGTACTGGCTCCTGTGTATATTGTTCCTGACATTTAGTTTACAGCTCAGTTTGCATGGATTAGGGGAACTGGGGGAACCTCCTTCTACTCTGCCTACA GTAGGAACCAACCTGACCGAcctgaagctgaagaagaagaag TTCATGGTGGACTCGGCCAACATTGCTCAgatctcctcctcctgtatccAGCTGTTGTCCGTACTCTCCGCTGATCCTCTGCACAGTGCCTCTGTGCTTATTCTGTTCAACAAGAG GGACATGCCTTGCACTATGAGTCTCATAGAGATACAGTCGCTGTTCAGAATGGATGACATCATTGCAtctgctactcagccaatcacaacACTGGAACTCAGTGCCCGCTCTGGAGAGGGACTTCAGGAGGTGCTGAGCTGGCTGGAGTCCATCATAGTCAAGTGA
- the arl16 gene encoding ADP-ribosylation factor-like protein 16 isoform X1, with the protein MLACSASLCFCQKTEMSSNDICLLIGATGVGKTLLLKRLQKLSLHGLGELGEPPSTLPTVGTNLTDLKLKKKKVTLRELGGCMGPIWPSYFKDCSSVIFMVDSANIAQISSSCIQLLSVLSADPLHSASVLILFNKRDMPCTMSLIEIQSLFRMDDIIASATQPITTLELSARSGEGLQEVLSWLESIIVK; encoded by the exons ATGCTAGCATGCTCCGCTTCGCTATGCTTCTGCCAGAAAACAGAAATGAGCAGCAATGACATTTGTCTGCTTATTGGAGCGACTGGCGTCGGAAAAACGTTGTTGCTGAAACGTCTACAAA AGCTCAGTTTGCATGGATTAGGGGAACTGGGGGAACCTCCTTCTACTCTGCCTACA GTAGGAACCAACCTGACCGAcctgaagctgaagaagaagaaggtgacgTTAAGAGAGCTGGGAGGCTGTATGGGCCCTATATGGCCGAGTTATTTCAAAGACTGCTCCTCTGTCATT TTCATGGTGGACTCGGCCAACATTGCTCAgatctcctcctcctgtatccAGCTGTTGTCCGTACTCTCCGCTGATCCTCTGCACAGTGCCTCTGTGCTTATTCTGTTCAACAAGAG GGACATGCCTTGCACTATGAGTCTCATAGAGATACAGTCGCTGTTCAGAATGGATGACATCATTGCAtctgctactcagccaatcacaacACTGGAACTCAGTGCCCGCTCTGGAGAGGGACTTCAGGAGGTGCTGAGCTGGCTGGAGTCCATCATAGTCAAGTGA
- the fn3krp gene encoding ketosamine-3-kinase, producing MEAKLKKELGTAMLKSTGHSGGGCISEGQSYDTDTGRVFVKINHKREAKLMFDGEMASLEAILKTDNVKVPKPVKVIELDTGGCVFVMEHLDMRGLTKYSKHLGEQLADLHVHNKRQLEKCNKEQQTVGKGAGQSEIAVVDKFGFSVPTCCGYLPQENEWQEDWVTFYSQQRLQHQLNMVEKSYGDRQASELWAKLQLKIPQFFTDVEIVPALLHGDLWGGNVAQCAEGPVIFDPASFYGHSEYELGIAGMFGGFNSSFYSAYHERIPKAPGFAKRNQLYQLFHYLNHWNHFGGGYRGSSISIMKDLLK from the exons ATGGAAGCTAAATTAAAGAAAGAGTTGGGGACAGCCATGCTGAAGTCAACGGGTCACTCGGGAGGTGGCTGTATCAGCGAGGGTCAGAGTTATGATACTGACACTGGGAGAGTGTTTGTGAAGATAAATCACAAGAGAGAG GCCAAATTGATGTTTGATGGGGAGATGGCCAGTTTGGAAGCCATTTTAAAGACAGACAATGTTAAAGTCCCCAAGCCTGTGAAGGTGATTGAGCTGGACACAGGAGGATGTGTATTTGTGATGGAACATCTGGACATGAGAGGTCTTACCAA GTACTCAAAGCACTTAGGAGAGCAGCTGGCAGATCTACATGTTCACAACAAGAGACAGttggaaaaatgtaataaagagcAGCAGACAGTGG GAAAAGGAGCTGGACAATCGGAGATAGCCGTTGTGGATAAATTTGGCTTCAGTGTACCTACATGCTGTGGATATCTACCacag GAAAATGAGTGGCAGGAAGACTGGGTGACATTTTACTCCCAGCAGAGGCTGCAGCATCAGCTCAACATGGTGGAGAAATCTTATGGAGACCGGCAGGCCAGTGAACTATGGGCCAAGCTACAG CTGAAGATCCCGCAGTTCTTCACAGATGTGGAGATTGTCCCCGCTCTCCTCCATGGAGACTTATGGGGAGGCAACGTGGCACAGTGTGCAGAAGGCCCAGTCATCTTCGACCCAGCCTCCTTTTATGGCCATTCAGAATATGAGTTGGGTATTGCAGGGATGTTTGGTGGCTTCAACAGCTCTTTTTACTCTGCTTACCATGAAAGGATTCCTAAAGCACCAGGCTTTGCAAAGAGAAACCAGCTTTACCAACTCTTCCACTATCTGAATCACTGGAACCACTTTGGTGGGGGCTACAGGGGCTCTTCAATAAGTATTATGAAGGACCTTCTTAAATAA